The following coding sequences are from one Arthrobacter sp. 24S4-2 window:
- a CDS encoding MBL fold metallo-hydrolase has protein sequence MDSLIHDLRDITIRRISVSEMDNNVYLLTAKGSGAQLLIDAADDLAAIQGLLADAAADTAAEPKLALIATTHQHWDHVRALPGLVEATGARTAAGTEDAPELPVPVDVLLDHGDVGNFDGFDVTAVHLRGHTPGSVALVYQDPEGPAHIFSGDSLFPGGVGNTQQDPERFNQLIKDVNERLFGAYPDDTVVHPGHGKPTTLGAERPHLAEWRARGW, from the coding sequence ATGGATTCCCTCATTCACGACTTGCGTGACATCACCATCCGCCGGATTTCAGTCAGCGAGATGGACAACAACGTGTACCTGCTCACCGCGAAGGGGTCCGGCGCGCAGCTGCTCATTGATGCGGCCGATGACCTGGCCGCCATCCAGGGACTGCTGGCCGACGCCGCAGCGGATACCGCAGCGGAACCTAAACTGGCCCTGATTGCCACGACGCACCAGCACTGGGACCACGTCCGTGCGCTGCCCGGACTGGTGGAGGCCACCGGAGCCAGGACTGCTGCCGGAACAGAGGATGCTCCGGAGCTGCCCGTGCCGGTGGATGTGCTGCTGGATCACGGGGATGTGGGCAACTTCGACGGCTTCGACGTGACGGCCGTCCACCTGCGCGGGCACACCCCGGGGTCCGTCGCGCTGGTGTACCAGGACCCGGAAGGCCCGGCGCACATTTTCTCCGGAGACTCGCTGTTCCCCGGCGGCGTGGGCAACACGCAGCAGGATCCTGAGCGGTTCAACCAGCTGATCAAGGATGTGAACGAGCGGCTGTTCGGGGCCTATCCGGACGACACCGTGGTGCATCCGGGCCACGGCAAGCCGACCACCCTTGGCGCGGAACGCCCGCACCTCGCGGAGTGGCGCGCCCGCGGCTGGTAG
- a CDS encoding aldo/keto reductase, whose translation MARTSAPKVHLGDGLGVSPLGFGGMALTPVYGAVDQGEALRTLHHAVDAGVTFIDTADIYGGGSNEELIARLLKERRDEVQLATKFGLVGNPANGYTDIRGDRAYIRQAVEASLKRLGTDTIDLYYMHRRDLRVPIVETVEAMAELVQQGKVRHLGLSEVTAGELREASSVHPIAAVQSEWSIWSRDVERNVVPAAVELGVGFVPYSPLGRGFLTGTVDASQLGSDDFRRRIPRFADAAADANQEVVAAVQAVAAELSVSGHSATPAQVALAWLLAQGERLGLPVVPIPGTRKAARIDENLGALALSFTPAQLEKLDAAADAVVGSRSADPNWVSEGRE comes from the coding sequence ATGGCACGGACATCTGCACCAAAGGTTCACCTCGGCGACGGCTTGGGCGTCAGCCCGCTCGGCTTCGGCGGCATGGCCCTCACGCCGGTCTACGGCGCCGTGGACCAGGGCGAGGCATTGCGCACCCTCCACCACGCGGTGGACGCGGGAGTCACCTTCATCGACACCGCGGATATCTACGGCGGCGGCAGTAACGAGGAGCTCATCGCCCGGTTGCTCAAGGAACGGCGGGACGAAGTGCAGCTGGCCACCAAGTTTGGCCTGGTCGGCAACCCGGCGAACGGCTACACGGACATCCGGGGCGACCGCGCCTACATCCGGCAGGCGGTCGAGGCCAGCCTCAAACGCCTCGGCACGGACACTATCGACCTGTACTACATGCACCGCCGTGACCTCCGCGTTCCGATTGTGGAAACCGTGGAGGCCATGGCGGAGCTGGTGCAGCAAGGCAAGGTGCGGCACCTCGGCCTGTCGGAAGTGACCGCCGGGGAGCTGCGCGAGGCCAGCAGCGTCCACCCCATTGCCGCCGTCCAGAGTGAGTGGTCCATCTGGAGCCGCGATGTGGAACGCAACGTTGTTCCCGCGGCGGTGGAGCTTGGAGTGGGTTTCGTACCGTATTCGCCCCTGGGCCGGGGATTCCTCACCGGCACCGTAGATGCGTCGCAGCTGGGGAGCGACGACTTCCGCCGCCGGATCCCCCGCTTTGCCGACGCTGCCGCGGATGCCAACCAGGAAGTGGTTGCCGCCGTCCAGGCGGTCGCCGCTGAATTGTCCGTTTCCGGACATTCCGCAACGCCGGCGCAGGTGGCGCTCGCCTGGCTCCTCGCCCAGGGCGAGAGGCTGGGCTTGCCGGTGGTCCCGATTCCCGGTACCCGCAAAGCGGCAAGGATCGACGAGAACCTCGGCGCCCTGGCGCTCAGCTTCACCCCGGCGCAACTGGAGAAGCTCGACGCCGCTGCAGACGCCGTCGTCGGCTCCCGGTCCGCGGACCCCAACTGGGTGTCCGAGGGCCGTGAATAG
- a CDS encoding NADH-ubiquinone oxidoreductase-F iron-sulfur binding region domain-containing protein gives MTFKETALPESTGWRAPFGTFRLFAAGTHAGFARHVDTFGPLDLDSVGPELISVLKASGLTGRGGAAFASWRKLAATAQSRSAGILAPRPVVIGNGAEGEPLSFKDKTLLAEAPHLVIDGLLAASRAVGGSQLYLYAGAASFPAVERAISERPAARGIRLVEAPDRFIAGEASAAVNAIATGSALPFDKRRRLSESGLKNRPTLVLNVETLAHIALIARYGAVWFRSVGSAVDPGTRLISVSGPGPDQVLEVAGNESLGEILYSSQIDAADVAAVLVGGYHGRWVKPHDYKLSVSGPASHAVRPGAGVFHVLPAGYCGLETTARIVDYLAGESARQCGPCMFGLPAMAGVLNRIAYRERDPRLVKELERLGKLVAGRGACHHPDGTIQLISSALDVFSDEIKAHLAGTCTTVNGRAA, from the coding sequence ATGACATTCAAGGAGACCGCCCTTCCTGAGTCGACCGGATGGCGCGCGCCGTTCGGCACGTTTCGGCTGTTCGCGGCAGGTACTCATGCCGGTTTCGCGCGCCATGTGGATACGTTCGGTCCGCTGGACCTGGACAGCGTGGGCCCGGAACTCATCAGCGTGCTGAAAGCCTCGGGCCTGACCGGGCGCGGCGGAGCAGCCTTCGCATCGTGGCGCAAATTGGCCGCCACGGCGCAATCCCGGTCTGCGGGGATCCTTGCGCCGCGGCCCGTTGTCATTGGCAACGGCGCCGAGGGAGAACCGCTCAGCTTCAAGGACAAGACGCTGCTGGCCGAGGCCCCGCACCTGGTGATCGATGGGCTGTTGGCGGCCTCACGCGCCGTCGGCGGCTCGCAGCTGTATCTGTACGCCGGGGCCGCAAGTTTCCCTGCCGTGGAACGGGCCATCTCCGAGCGACCGGCCGCCCGCGGGATCCGGTTGGTGGAAGCTCCGGACCGGTTCATTGCGGGTGAGGCGAGCGCCGCGGTCAACGCGATCGCAACGGGCTCTGCGCTGCCGTTCGACAAACGGCGCCGGTTGAGCGAATCCGGCCTGAAGAACCGCCCCACGCTGGTGCTGAATGTGGAGACGCTGGCGCACATCGCCCTGATCGCCCGCTATGGGGCGGTGTGGTTCCGCAGCGTGGGGTCCGCCGTCGATCCGGGCACCCGGCTGATTTCCGTGTCGGGTCCGGGCCCGGACCAGGTTCTGGAGGTGGCAGGGAACGAATCTCTAGGGGAGATTCTCTACAGCTCCCAAATCGACGCGGCCGACGTAGCCGCGGTGCTGGTCGGCGGCTACCATGGCCGCTGGGTGAAGCCCCATGATTACAAGCTGTCCGTTTCCGGGCCGGCCAGCCATGCGGTCCGCCCGGGCGCGGGTGTGTTCCACGTACTCCCTGCCGGGTATTGCGGGCTGGAGACCACGGCCCGGATCGTCGATTACCTGGCGGGGGAGTCCGCAAGGCAGTGCGGTCCCTGCATGTTCGGGCTGCCCGCGATGGCCGGGGTCCTCAACCGCATCGCCTACCGCGAACGGGACCCCCGGCTGGTCAAGGAGCTGGAACGGTTGGGCAAGCTCGTCGCGGGCCGGGGAGCCTGCCACCATCCGGACGGAACCATCCAACTGATCAGCAGCGCGCTGGACGTCTTCTCCGATGAGATCAAGGCGCACCTGGCCGGCACCTGCACAACCGTGAACGGGAGGGCCGCGTGA
- a CDS encoding DEAD/DEAH box helicase → MTTFAALGTPKALADTLTAQGIVEPFPIQVKTLPDTLAGRDVLGRGRTGSGKTIAFAIPLVARLAEREAKHFRKPGRPMGLVLAPTRELATQINATIEPMAKAMGLTTTVIYGGISQARQEKALRAGVDIVIACPGRLEDLIRQRILTLEGVEITVLDEADHMADLGFLPVVKKLMDMTPSQGQRLLFSATLDNGVDKIVQRYLSNPLTHAVDESQAAVTTMEHHVLVVNDQTVKKQLIVELASGAGRRVLFMRTKHHARKLAKTLTDAGIPAVDLHGNLSQNARDRNLAEFSSGEVRVLVATDVAARGVHVDDVELVIHVDPPTEHKAYLHRSGRTARAGSDGTVVTLTLPEQQSDVKKLMKAAGVEVNFERVTANSPLVAELVGEMADKIDPRTRAALLAAKSNQGGGSSTGANAERKRARRTTQAAPTAGGRGGRGGRGRVSAEAPRTDLPRSERRAVAYEGQAAARNAAERVAEKNQDRADAERAERRNARGRGRTTAYSHHNDVPAAGGRASAGRGSDARATEGRGDARGGATRTSAPRSGSARGGAPRTGAATGGQRSGRPATGQRAAAGSKSGSAGGNAAVWSSNTGGTSGGSYSGGGNGRSGEGRPARSGPRRASAPASNERRSR, encoded by the coding sequence ATGACTACTTTTGCTGCCCTCGGCACGCCCAAAGCACTTGCCGACACCCTGACCGCCCAGGGGATCGTGGAGCCCTTCCCGATCCAGGTCAAGACACTCCCGGACACCCTGGCCGGACGCGACGTCCTGGGCCGCGGCCGCACCGGCTCCGGCAAGACCATCGCCTTCGCCATCCCGCTTGTGGCACGACTCGCCGAGCGGGAAGCCAAGCACTTCCGCAAGCCCGGCCGCCCGATGGGCCTGGTCCTCGCGCCGACCCGTGAGCTGGCCACCCAGATCAACGCCACCATCGAGCCGATGGCCAAGGCCATGGGCCTGACCACCACCGTGATTTACGGCGGCATCTCCCAGGCCCGCCAGGAAAAGGCCCTGCGTGCCGGCGTGGACATCGTCATCGCCTGCCCGGGCCGCCTGGAGGATCTGATCCGCCAGCGCATCCTGACCCTCGAAGGTGTCGAGATCACCGTGCTGGACGAGGCCGACCACATGGCCGACCTCGGCTTCCTGCCGGTGGTCAAGAAGCTCATGGACATGACCCCCAGCCAGGGCCAGCGCCTGCTGTTCTCTGCCACCCTGGACAACGGCGTGGACAAGATCGTCCAGCGTTACCTGTCCAACCCGCTGACCCACGCCGTGGATGAATCCCAGGCCGCCGTGACCACGATGGAACACCACGTCCTCGTCGTCAACGACCAGACCGTCAAGAAGCAGCTGATCGTCGAGCTCGCCTCCGGCGCCGGCCGCCGCGTGCTCTTCATGCGCACCAAGCACCACGCCCGCAAGCTTGCCAAGACCCTGACCGACGCCGGCATCCCCGCCGTCGATCTGCACGGCAACCTCTCGCAGAACGCCCGCGACCGGAACCTGGCCGAGTTCTCCTCCGGCGAAGTCCGCGTCCTGGTGGCCACCGATGTCGCGGCCCGCGGCGTCCACGTCGACGACGTGGAGCTGGTCATCCACGTGGATCCGCCCACAGAGCACAAGGCATACCTGCACCGCTCGGGCCGTACCGCCCGCGCCGGCTCCGACGGCACCGTGGTCACGCTAACCCTGCCGGAGCAGCAGTCCGACGTCAAGAAGCTCATGAAGGCTGCCGGCGTCGAGGTCAACTTCGAGCGCGTCACCGCCAACTCACCGCTGGTTGCAGAACTGGTCGGCGAAATGGCCGACAAGATCGATCCCCGCACCCGCGCCGCACTGCTGGCCGCCAAGTCCAACCAGGGCGGCGGCAGCTCCACCGGTGCCAATGCAGAGCGCAAGCGCGCCCGCCGCACCACCCAGGCTGCACCCACCGCGGGTGGCCGCGGCGGCCGTGGCGGACGCGGCCGGGTTTCGGCCGAGGCTCCCCGCACGGATCTTCCGCGTTCGGAACGCCGCGCCGTGGCCTACGAAGGCCAGGCAGCTGCCCGCAACGCCGCTGAGCGCGTGGCGGAGAAGAACCAGGACCGCGCCGACGCCGAGCGCGCCGAGCGCCGCAATGCCCGCGGCCGTGGCCGCACCACCGCTTACTCGCACCACAACGACGTTCCCGCAGCAGGTGGCCGTGCATCGGCCGGCCGCGGGTCCGACGCCCGTGCGACCGAAGGGCGCGGTGACGCCCGCGGCGGCGCAACCCGCACCAGTGCACCCCGTAGCGGGTCCGCCCGTGGCGGTGCTCCCCGCACCGGCGCGGCAACAGGCGGCCAGCGCAGCGGACGTCCGGCAACGGGCCAGCGCGCTGCTGCCGGCAGCAAGTCCGGCTCGGCCGGCGGCAACGCCGCAGTCTGGTCCTCCAACACCGGTGGTACCTCGGGCGGATCATACTCCGGCGGCGGCAACGGCCGCTCCGGCGAAGGCCGTCCGGCACGTAGCGGCCCCCGCCGCGCGTCAGCTCCGGCGTCGAACGAACGCCGCAGCCGCTAA
- a CDS encoding FAD:protein FMN transferase: protein MEAHFSWTVWGLEAAVTVTRPGAIAEAVRVVRAVVADVDDACSRFRTDSELLRLQPQLAGGAEASPLLALLVQRALQAAVLTGGDVDPTLGRDLDALGYDRDIVSVRLSPDAAASPGPVTARRGPARRPEGWRRVTVTGQTITVPPDIRLDLGATAKAVAADRAAARVHAALGCGVLVALGGDLATAGPAPRGGWQVTVQDLEDDPVQQTTLGSGFAMATSSTQKRRWQHAGAQVHHILDPRFGLPSEPVWRSVTVAAPTCLEANAYSTAGVVRGFAAVDWFRREGIPARFVDGNGRTVHTGGWPAEAADHHAIAGGEVNG from the coding sequence ATGGAAGCCCACTTCTCGTGGACGGTCTGGGGCCTTGAGGCGGCCGTCACCGTGACCCGCCCCGGTGCGATCGCCGAGGCCGTCCGGGTGGTCCGCGCCGTGGTGGCGGACGTGGATGACGCTTGCAGCCGCTTCAGGACCGACTCGGAACTGTTACGACTCCAGCCACAGCTCGCTGGCGGCGCGGAGGCCAGCCCGCTGCTTGCCCTGCTGGTCCAGCGCGCCCTTCAGGCCGCCGTCCTGACCGGGGGCGACGTCGACCCCACTTTGGGGCGGGACCTGGATGCTTTGGGATATGACCGGGACATCGTCAGTGTCCGCCTGTCCCCGGATGCGGCTGCCTCCCCCGGGCCCGTCACTGCTCGTCGCGGGCCCGCCCGCAGGCCCGAGGGGTGGCGGCGTGTCACCGTAACGGGACAGACCATCACGGTGCCTCCCGACATCCGGCTGGACCTGGGCGCCACCGCCAAGGCGGTCGCTGCGGACCGTGCCGCCGCCCGGGTGCACGCTGCTCTGGGATGTGGCGTCCTGGTTGCCTTGGGCGGAGACCTCGCCACCGCCGGCCCGGCGCCCCGGGGCGGCTGGCAGGTCACCGTCCAGGACCTTGAGGACGACCCGGTGCAGCAGACCACGCTGGGATCGGGGTTCGCCATGGCGACCTCCAGTACCCAAAAGCGCCGCTGGCAGCACGCCGGGGCGCAGGTCCATCACATTCTTGATCCCCGCTTCGGCCTGCCCTCGGAGCCGGTGTGGCGTTCGGTCACAGTGGCCGCGCCCACGTGCCTGGAAGCCAACGCCTACAGCACGGCCGGCGTGGTCCGTGGCTTTGCTGCTGTGGACTGGTTCCGGCGCGAGGGCATTCCCGCGCGTTTCGTGGACGGGAACGGGCGGACCGTTCACACCGGCGGGTGGCCGGCGGAAGCGGCGGACCACCATGCCATCGCGGGAGGGGAAGTCAATGGATGA
- a CDS encoding bifunctional diguanylate cyclase/phosphodiesterase — MDAKAPGNASETAPTAEPLTAPADPARTWSLQREWSRAFLLMLAALLLGATVTIVGVRGLMEQVHSTAARLHAEVDHVEALRAALDAHELQGHLLLSKAPADRSAFLLEQDRISHLFEEAAVVPAPGMREELLAARQAWQESLSAHGLWGSQVASLQGNHVDETPSFAAASAGVRQQLAEIRHFSLDELDKGLAHSAELEQLLFVGRITLFFVAVVVTVYFRRRMVKDLMRPVNSLHQGVQKLRSGNYNHRIEVFRRDELGELAEAFNGMAAAVHNSHLVLTHRATHDPLTGLANRAALMERLTASFGPGTTRRNRQEGLLFIDIDNFKEVNDSLGHERGDALLVELATRLKACVRGSDLVARLGGDEFAVVVMDDDAGSVTAGIAERIHEALRPPFVVGDDRLTVTASMGAVQRRPETADAAELLRQADFAMYLAKHGGKGRYQLFDAEGYDHMTYRAALKRDLATAVDEGQLRLEYQPVADLRTGEIVGVESLVRWQHPTLGLLPPSEFIPLAEETGDIDAVGCWVLDTASRQAASWRATFPHCANLWIAVNLSTIQLPNPRNLAAIKRILAHPAAEAHKVVLEVTETALAGSTDGGVAALKTLKDTGVRVAIDDFGTGYSSLSSLAVLPADILKIGRSFLGRQASQAQAAAMLEGILGLARMLSLDVIAEGIEEPGQLELLRELDCQMGQGYLLARPCPAEALAALLAAGARLQPGPAALEKAIDS, encoded by the coding sequence ATGGATGCGAAAGCGCCGGGCAATGCTTCAGAAACGGCCCCGACGGCGGAGCCGCTGACAGCCCCTGCGGATCCGGCGCGCACGTGGAGCCTGCAGCGTGAATGGTCCAGGGCATTCCTGCTGATGCTGGCGGCACTGCTGCTCGGCGCTACCGTAACGATAGTCGGCGTACGGGGACTCATGGAGCAGGTGCATTCGACGGCGGCCCGGCTCCATGCAGAGGTGGATCACGTTGAGGCGCTCCGCGCCGCCCTCGACGCCCACGAGCTGCAAGGGCACCTGTTGCTGTCCAAGGCCCCCGCTGACCGATCGGCCTTCCTCCTGGAGCAGGACCGCATCTCCCACCTGTTCGAGGAGGCCGCCGTTGTTCCCGCGCCCGGGATGCGGGAAGAACTCCTCGCCGCCCGCCAGGCCTGGCAGGAATCCCTTTCGGCACATGGCCTCTGGGGCAGCCAGGTGGCGTCGCTGCAAGGCAACCATGTTGACGAGACCCCGTCCTTCGCGGCGGCCAGCGCCGGGGTTCGCCAGCAACTTGCGGAAATCCGCCATTTCTCGCTTGACGAACTGGACAAAGGGCTCGCCCACAGCGCCGAGCTTGAACAGCTTCTGTTTGTCGGGCGCATCACACTGTTCTTCGTGGCGGTGGTGGTAACGGTGTACTTCCGCCGCAGGATGGTCAAGGACCTGATGCGGCCTGTGAACAGCCTTCACCAGGGCGTACAGAAGCTGCGCAGCGGGAATTACAACCACCGCATCGAGGTCTTCCGCCGCGACGAACTCGGCGAACTCGCGGAGGCCTTCAACGGCATGGCCGCTGCCGTCCACAACAGCCATCTGGTCCTCACCCACCGCGCCACGCATGACCCCCTCACCGGACTGGCCAACCGTGCCGCGCTGATGGAACGCCTCACGGCATCCTTTGGCCCCGGCACCACCCGCAGGAACCGGCAGGAAGGGCTCCTGTTCATCGACATCGACAACTTCAAGGAGGTCAACGACTCCCTTGGACATGAACGCGGTGACGCGCTGCTGGTCGAGCTGGCCACGCGCCTCAAAGCCTGTGTCCGCGGCAGCGACCTCGTTGCCCGCCTCGGCGGGGATGAATTCGCCGTGGTGGTGATGGACGACGACGCCGGTTCCGTCACCGCCGGGATAGCCGAACGGATCCATGAGGCGTTGCGTCCGCCGTTTGTCGTTGGCGATGACCGGCTGACCGTCACCGCCAGCATGGGGGCCGTCCAGCGGCGCCCGGAAACAGCCGATGCGGCCGAGCTGCTGCGGCAGGCCGACTTCGCCATGTACCTGGCCAAACACGGCGGGAAGGGCCGCTACCAGCTGTTCGACGCCGAGGGCTACGACCACATGACGTACCGGGCCGCCCTCAAGCGCGACCTTGCCACGGCGGTGGACGAAGGACAGCTCCGGCTCGAATATCAGCCCGTTGCCGATTTGCGCACCGGGGAAATCGTCGGTGTGGAATCCCTTGTTCGCTGGCAGCATCCCACCCTGGGCCTGCTGCCCCCCTCGGAATTCATTCCGCTCGCCGAGGAGACCGGCGACATCGATGCTGTGGGCTGCTGGGTACTCGACACCGCCAGCCGCCAGGCGGCCAGCTGGCGGGCAACCTTCCCGCACTGCGCAAACCTGTGGATTGCCGTCAACCTCTCGACCATCCAGCTCCCCAATCCGCGGAATCTGGCGGCCATCAAGCGGATCCTGGCCCACCCCGCGGCGGAGGCCCACAAGGTGGTCCTGGAAGTCACGGAAACGGCCCTGGCGGGCAGTACGGACGGCGGCGTCGCTGCGCTCAAGACGCTGAAGGATACGGGCGTCCGCGTGGCTATCGACGATTTCGGGACGGGTTATTCTTCCCTCAGCTCATTGGCGGTGCTGCCCGCTGACATCCTCAAGATCGGGCGTTCATTCCTGGGGAGGCAGGCATCCCAGGCCCAGGCCGCCGCGATGCTCGAAGGCATCCTGGGGCTGGCCCGAATGCTGTCCCTGGACGTCATCGCCGAGGGCATCGAGGAACCAGGGCAGCTGGAGCTCCTCCGCGAGCTGGACTGCCAGATGGGGCAGGGATACCTCCTGGCCCGCCCCTGCCCGGCCGAGGCGCTCGCGGCGCTGTTGGCCGCAGGTGCCCGCCTGCAGCCCGGCCCGGCCGCCCTCGAGAAAGCCATCGATTCCTGA
- a CDS encoding ferredoxin: MSRTLHIDWTKCDGRGLCTELLPGLLGRDDWGYPVARRGDRTDIAIGRDDADAADEAVKLCPRLALRVVGGSGGSGGRPAR, from the coding sequence GTGAGCCGGACCCTGCACATCGACTGGACCAAGTGCGACGGCCGCGGCCTGTGCACTGAGCTGCTGCCGGGACTGCTGGGGCGCGACGACTGGGGTTATCCGGTGGCCCGGCGCGGCGACCGCACGGATATTGCGATCGGCCGGGACGACGCGGATGCCGCGGACGAAGCCGTCAAGCTCTGCCCCAGGCTGGCACTCCGGGTGGTCGGCGGCAGCGGCGGGTCCGGTGGGCGGCCCGCCAGATGA
- a CDS encoding nucleoside/nucleotide kinase family protein, producing MATPPVTSPRTFSGTALRHPEVAAAVDALRQRLAGGNRVLLGITGSPGSGKSTFAAGLHALFAAGTAVVVPMDGFHLGNAIIDGTPLRQRKGAIDTFDVGGYFSLVERLARRDEPVVYAPDFRRQIDEPVASSIAVPASVPLVITEGNYLLADDPRWRRVREQLDEVWFLDTPPALRLARLVDRHVRFGMERRAAEEWAAGSDEANARLIESTRTAADRIVPWS from the coding sequence ATGGCGACTCCTCCCGTGACCTCTCCGCGGACGTTCAGCGGTACCGCGCTCCGGCATCCGGAGGTGGCGGCGGCAGTGGATGCCCTCCGGCAGCGACTTGCCGGCGGAAACCGCGTCCTGCTCGGGATCACAGGTTCGCCGGGGTCCGGCAAATCAACGTTCGCCGCCGGCCTGCACGCCCTCTTTGCTGCCGGCACCGCTGTGGTGGTCCCCATGGACGGGTTCCACCTTGGCAACGCGATCATCGACGGCACACCGTTGCGGCAGCGCAAGGGCGCAATCGACACGTTCGACGTCGGGGGCTACTTTTCGCTGGTGGAGCGGCTCGCGAGGCGGGACGAGCCGGTGGTTTACGCCCCGGATTTCCGCCGGCAGATCGACGAACCCGTGGCGTCCTCCATCGCTGTTCCAGCCTCCGTGCCGCTGGTGATCACCGAGGGCAACTACCTCCTCGCGGACGATCCGCGCTGGCGCCGGGTGCGCGAACAGCTGGACGAGGTCTGGTTCCTGGACACTCCCCCGGCGCTTCGACTGGCCCGGCTGGTTGACCGGCATGTGAGGTTTGGAATGGAACGCCGGGCGGCCGAGGAATGGGCGGCCGGTTCGGACGAGGCAAACGCCCGGCTGATCGAATCCACGCGCACTGCGGCGGACCGGATCGTTCCCTGGTCGTAA
- a CDS encoding ferric reductase-like transmembrane domain-containing protein, which translates to MDEALWAFGRVSGFVSLALFTFSVLLGILNRSGRPLLVLPRFSISLLHRNIALLATVFLGLHVGSLLFDSYAKLNVIDVLVPFVGAYRPFWQGLGTVALDLVAAVVVTGLLRHRLGQRTFKAVHWLTYAMWPIALAHAIGNGTDGTGKWFLVLAVASVAAVGGAVIWRLSSTFLETAKAREGGLR; encoded by the coding sequence ATGGATGAGGCTCTGTGGGCATTTGGCCGCGTGAGTGGGTTCGTTTCCCTGGCCCTGTTCACTTTTTCAGTGTTGCTGGGCATCCTGAACCGTTCAGGCCGCCCGCTGCTGGTGCTTCCCCGGTTTTCCATCTCGCTGCTTCACCGTAATATCGCCTTACTCGCCACCGTGTTCCTGGGCCTGCATGTGGGCTCGCTGCTGTTCGATTCCTACGCCAAGCTCAACGTGATCGACGTCCTGGTTCCTTTCGTGGGCGCATACCGGCCGTTTTGGCAGGGGCTGGGGACCGTTGCCCTGGACCTTGTGGCCGCCGTCGTCGTCACAGGACTCCTGCGCCACCGGCTCGGCCAACGCACGTTCAAAGCAGTCCACTGGCTCACGTACGCCATGTGGCCCATCGCGTTGGCGCACGCAATCGGCAATGGGACAGACGGAACCGGCAAATGGTTCCTGGTGCTTGCTGTCGCTTCCGTGGCGGCCGTTGGCGGCGCGGTCATCTGGCGCCTTTCCTCCACTTTCCTCGAAACAGCCAAAGCCCGCGAAGGAGGCCTGCGATGA